One part of the Candidatus Zixiibacteriota bacterium genome encodes these proteins:
- a CDS encoding SgcJ/EcaC family oxidoreductase codes for MANGNMTHNRKGFAMHKLVVAVLLGGILLVASGSAFGQESAEEAIKKRIMQYEAASNAGRADSMAAIYAVDGTHTFANGVTLRGRAEIAIGLKEQYAGMLKGTQMAITPLQIRLLSADVAVEEASFVIFGLK; via the coding sequence ATGGCAAATGGTAATATGACTCATAACAGAAAGGGGTTTGCGATGCATAAACTCGTCGTCGCCGTATTGCTTGGCGGGATATTACTTGTTGCTTCAGGTTCTGCTTTCGGTCAAGAATCAGCTGAAGAAGCAATCAAAAAACGTATTATGCAATATGAAGCAGCCAGCAACGCGGGCAGGGCAGACAGCATGGCGGCCATTTATGCGGTCGATGGCACTCATACTTTTGCAAACGGCGTAACTCTCCGCGGGCGTGCCGAAATCGCAATTGGTCTTAAGGAGCAGTATGCCGGAATGCTTAAGGGCACGCAGATGGCAATCACCCCGCTTCAGATTCGCCTGCTATCAGCTGATGTAGCCGTTGAGGAGGCGTCTTTCGTAATTTTTGGTTTGAAAG
- a CDS encoding DUF2200 domain-containing protein has protein sequence MDNQRVFAMKFASVYPMYVQKAERKNRTKEEVDRIICWLTGYDKAGLRKQIDQGNDFATFFAQAPALHPKSSLIKGVVCGVRVEEIKDPLMQKIRYLDKLIDELAKGRAMEKILRQ, from the coding sequence ATGGATAACCAAAGGGTCTTTGCGATGAAATTTGCGAGTGTATATCCGATGTACGTTCAAAAAGCGGAACGGAAAAATCGCACGAAAGAGGAAGTTGACCGGATAATCTGCTGGCTGACCGGATATGATAAGGCGGGATTGCGGAAACAGATCGACCAGGGAAATGACTTTGCGACCTTCTTTGCGCAGGCTCCCGCGCTTCATCCGAAGAGTTCGCTTATTAAGGGGGTTGTCTGTGGCGTGCGGGTAGAAGAAATCAAAGACCCGCTAATGCAGAAAATTCGGTACTTGGACAAACTGATTGATGAACTCGCTAAAGGGAGAGCAATGGAGAAAATTCTGCGGCAATAG
- a CDS encoding ankyrin repeat domain-containing protein, with protein MIIESYSNTHSLNWIEASENPWGSKLLDLRPITQKVLSWSDDPQMAANVISFSSDDGTSYINQEPESGIEMTADISFNVDPILAPGVLFLPRAMENKWAIFYHQNKIIFVRSWLRKVVATADSTQQNGRLHIHKIKGQLCDENEPEFIRAIARYLLISHAIGEIFPAPLPKVLSSDQKAASLWALSLYGNMAKVGTFTSNLKGWTESPLRSLSLLHIATARNELDKIDLQVENGIPIDILAADGLAPLHWSLESEGTQAMQHLLKLGADLDVRSLQGATPMMNAVQSKKIQHLNLLISSGADVNARDNRGFTSIHRAAEMGHLEIVELLLKSGADPNISAEGQTPLSLAEMRGERKIVGLLREYR; from the coding sequence GTGATAATTGAATCATATTCAAATACCCATTCTCTGAATTGGATTGAAGCCTCTGAAAATCCTTGGGGCAGTAAATTATTAGATTTACGACCTATCACACAGAAAGTGCTCTCCTGGTCCGATGACCCCCAAATGGCGGCGAATGTAATTTCCTTTAGTTCGGATGATGGGACTTCATATATCAATCAAGAGCCTGAATCAGGCATTGAGATGACGGCCGATATATCTTTCAATGTTGATCCGATTCTTGCACCGGGAGTACTATTTCTTCCGCGAGCAATGGAAAATAAATGGGCGATATTCTACCATCAAAACAAGATCATTTTCGTTCGCAGTTGGTTAAGAAAGGTAGTTGCGACCGCTGACTCCACCCAACAAAATGGTCGGCTCCATATCCATAAGATTAAAGGACAACTTTGTGATGAAAATGAACCGGAATTCATACGAGCAATCGCAAGATATCTGCTGATTAGTCATGCTATTGGTGAAATATTTCCCGCACCACTCCCCAAAGTTCTCTCCTCGGACCAGAAGGCTGCTAGCTTATGGGCATTATCTTTATACGGTAATATGGCTAAAGTCGGGACTTTCACCTCAAATCTTAAGGGTTGGACTGAATCACCTTTGCGCTCCCTTTCTCTTCTGCACATCGCCACTGCTAGAAATGAATTGGATAAAATTGACTTACAAGTTGAAAATGGCATCCCTATTGATATTCTCGCTGCAGACGGCCTTGCGCCGCTCCATTGGTCTCTAGAATCAGAAGGTACACAAGCAATGCAACATCTGCTTAAATTAGGGGCGGACTTGGATGTCAGGTCACTCCAAGGTGCAACACCTATGATGAATGCCGTGCAATCAAAGAAGATTCAACATTTGAACTTATTGATTTCCTCTGGTGCAGATGTCAACGCCCGAGATAATAGGGGCTTTACATCTATACATCGCGCAGCTGAAATGGGGCACTTAGAAATTGTTGAGTTATTATTGAAGAGTGGAGCTGATCCCAATATTTCAGCAGAGGGTCAAACTCCTCTTTCACTTGCAGAGATGAGGGGGGAGAGAAAAATTGTGGGTTTGCTTCGGGAATATAGATAG
- a CDS encoding class I SAM-dependent methyltransferase: MDTWKFYNITHKKHLVCNPTSEAKLAHLVRILDLPKGAEVVDIACGKGEFLIRLAEEYEVRGVGVDISPYCIEDCRKKAAERVSGADIKFTEMDGAEFRPEQPASLHLASCIGASWVFKNHSETVRKLKSWVIPGGLVVVGEPFWLHEPAQEYLEASGLKRESFGTHADNVKVGEKQGLKLVYTIVSDKNDWDQYEGLQWLAADEYARQNPNDPDITELLNRVMSDKNNYLKWGRDIIGWAIYIFRSDE, encoded by the coding sequence TTGGATACCTGGAAGTTCTATAATATCACGCATAAAAAGCACCTCGTCTGCAATCCGACAAGCGAGGCCAAACTGGCACACCTTGTCAGAATTCTGGACCTTCCGAAAGGGGCCGAAGTGGTCGATATCGCCTGCGGCAAAGGAGAGTTTCTGATTCGACTGGCTGAGGAATATGAAGTCAGAGGGGTGGGAGTAGATATTTCTCCCTACTGCATTGAAGATTGCAGAAAGAAGGCCGCCGAGAGAGTGTCCGGAGCTGATATCAAATTCACTGAGATGGACGGCGCCGAGTTCAGGCCTGAACAACCTGCAAGTCTGCATCTGGCGTCTTGCATCGGGGCGAGCTGGGTGTTCAAAAACCACAGTGAAACGGTAAGAAAATTGAAAAGTTGGGTTATCCCGGGCGGCCTGGTAGTCGTTGGGGAGCCATTCTGGCTCCATGAACCAGCACAGGAATATCTGGAGGCATCAGGCCTTAAGAGAGAGAGCTTCGGAACCCATGCCGATAACGTCAAGGTTGGAGAGAAGCAGGGGCTGAAACTTGTTTATACTATTGTCAGCGACAAGAATGACTGGGATCAATACGAAGGGCTGCAGTGGTTGGCGGCCGACGAATACGCCCGTCAGAATCCCAACGACCCGGACATAACCGAACTCTTGAACCGAGTGATGTCGGACAAGAACAACTATCTCAAGTGGGGCAGAGATATTATAGGGTGGGCGATTTATATTTTCAGAAGTGATGAATGA
- a CDS encoding bifunctional methionine sulfoxide reductase B/A protein → MTLNKLTPEEERVIIHKGTETPFTGEYYKHKEAGTYTCKQCGAPLYRSSDKFDSGCGWPSFDDEIPGAVKRTTDADGMRTEITCAKCGGHLGHVFEGERFTEKNVRHCVNSISLNFVPASQEVKTEKAYFAGGCFWGTEYLLEQVEGVISTRVGYMGGKTRNPTYKEVCYENTGHAEAVEVVFDPTKTDYEKLARYFFEIHDPTQLNRQGPDVGDQYRSAVFYVDETQKQIAEKLIKILKDKGYKVVTEVTKAGEFFEAEKYHQDYYNYTGKEPYCHFYQKRF, encoded by the coding sequence ATGACATTGAATAAATTGACTCCCGAAGAAGAGCGGGTAATAATTCACAAGGGGACCGAGACGCCGTTTACCGGCGAATATTATAAGCATAAGGAAGCCGGAACATATACTTGCAAACAGTGCGGAGCGCCCCTTTACCGCAGCAGCGACAAATTCGATTCCGGCTGCGGCTGGCCGAGTTTCGATGACGAAATCCCGGGAGCGGTGAAGCGGACGACCGACGCCGACGGGATGCGGACGGAAATCACCTGCGCCAAATGCGGGGGACATCTGGGGCATGTCTTTGAAGGAGAAAGGTTCACCGAAAAAAATGTCCGTCACTGCGTCAATTCGATTTCGCTCAATTTCGTACCGGCATCTCAGGAGGTCAAAACCGAGAAAGCATATTTTGCCGGTGGTTGCTTCTGGGGCACCGAGTATCTTCTGGAGCAGGTCGAAGGGGTAATTTCAACCCGGGTCGGCTATATGGGAGGAAAAACCAGGAATCCTACCTATAAAGAGGTCTGCTATGAAAACACCGGGCATGCCGAGGCGGTTGAAGTGGTTTTCGACCCGACCAAGACCGATTATGAGAAACTGGCGCGATATTTCTTTGAAATTCATGACCCAACGCAGCTGAACAGGCAGGGACCTGATGTCGGCGACCAGTATCGCTCGGCGGTTTTTTATGTCGATGAAACTCAAAAACAGATTGCCGAGAAATTGATAAAGATTCTGAAAGACAAAGGGTACAAAGTGGTCACCGAAGTGACCAAGGCCGGCGAGTTTTTCGAAGCGGAGAAATATCATCAGGATTATTACAACTACACCGGCAAGGAGCCATACTGCCATTTCTATCAGAAGCGATTCTGA
- a CDS encoding cupin domain-containing protein codes for MPVRKFSEIEETEVSSGDVLGVTKKVPIGIKEGWEGYTLRVFRITPGGHTPKHQHDWEHVNYVISGKGRLMIDGVMHEVAEKDFALVPPNKIHQFQNPYDRDFEFICIVPNRGEY; via the coding sequence ATGCCGGTTCGCAAGTTCAGTGAAATAGAAGAGACTGAAGTGAGTTCAGGGGACGTGCTGGGGGTCACCAAAAAAGTCCCGATAGGAATTAAAGAGGGCTGGGAAGGATACACCCTCAGAGTATTCAGGATTACCCCGGGAGGTCATACCCCAAAACATCAGCACGACTGGGAGCATGTCAACTATGTCATTTCAGGGAAAGGACGTCTGATGATAGACGGCGTCATGCATGAAGTGGCGGAGAAAGATTTCGCTCTGGTGCCGCCCAATAAGATTCATCAGTTCCAGAATCCGTACGACAGAGATTTTGAATTTATCTGTATCGTTCCCAACCGCGGAGAGTACTGA
- a CDS encoding aspartyl protease family protein has protein sequence MNRVVKSFWITGLCLVVAVSAYSQTGLTDPYEILNKHIEMNGGLERLKAERSQYMEGTLAVAGLSGTIKIWTKKPDLSRADVDLGILKQFQGSNPEFDWVLDSNGKLQKITTFDEPTLKRKELKKRMAELEYLNPQSEIFKVSYDGMADVEGKKCYAIKIANALNSDIYTSFINAENFMLEKTSAKEGEDGTDSYYGDYREIEGLKVAFKIKEIQHLTGQTQEITISEYRSNPEIEPSQFYPPGESRKDYRFTNGVNAENIPFRLSGNHLYIPVTVNCKERYWILDTGAGMSVISKEFAEELGLELKGDMKGKGAGGSVDISFATLPSLSLRGIEFDQQTVAAIDMTELNRLIDIESAGILGFDFLSRFVTKVDYAAQLVSFYDPETFKYEGPGAELPLYFKNSVFMVSANLDNEHSGSWLFDLGASNTSLDGGYALRKGFTNRTGVERLGRGAGQEYRSKVVRCKSLELGGFVIDNPIIGTEISKVDTAHVSDEIGTLGNTTFRHFVIYCDYHREKVILEKGANFNKEYPVDRSGLQLKRGSGKNIEVLFVAGGTPAEKAGFQTADIIKSINGIRMEQLGELSQLRLLLSEKAGTEYSFAVERGGKELRLKLKLENLL, from the coding sequence ATGAATCGCGTTGTCAAATCTTTCTGGATAACCGGACTATGTCTGGTTGTTGCCGTTTCCGCTTATTCGCAGACCGGGCTGACTGACCCGTATGAGATACTGAACAAACATATCGAAATGAACGGCGGACTGGAGCGTCTTAAAGCGGAGCGTTCGCAGTATATGGAGGGAACGCTGGCGGTGGCCGGTCTCAGCGGGACCATTAAAATCTGGACAAAGAAACCGGACCTCTCCCGCGCCGATGTTGACCTGGGAATATTGAAGCAGTTTCAGGGAAGCAATCCTGAATTCGACTGGGTGCTTGACTCCAACGGGAAACTTCAGAAAATAACCACTTTTGATGAGCCGACGCTGAAGCGAAAAGAACTGAAGAAACGAATGGCGGAGCTGGAATACCTTAACCCGCAATCGGAAATTTTCAAGGTTTCATATGACGGAATGGCTGATGTCGAGGGCAAAAAATGCTATGCCATCAAAATTGCCAACGCTCTCAACAGCGATATCTACACCAGTTTCATAAATGCCGAAAATTTTATGCTGGAGAAGACCAGCGCCAAAGAAGGGGAAGACGGGACCGATTCCTATTATGGCGACTACCGCGAAATCGAGGGGCTGAAAGTTGCCTTCAAGATAAAGGAAATCCAGCATCTGACCGGTCAAACTCAGGAGATTACAATCAGCGAGTATCGCTCAAACCCCGAGATTGAGCCATCCCAGTTCTATCCTCCGGGAGAATCACGCAAAGACTACCGCTTTACCAATGGCGTCAACGCGGAAAATATCCCCTTCCGTCTATCCGGGAATCATCTCTATATCCCGGTTACAGTCAACTGCAAAGAGCGGTACTGGATACTGGACACCGGGGCGGGGATGTCGGTCATCAGCAAAGAGTTCGCAGAAGAGCTGGGATTGGAACTCAAAGGGGATATGAAAGGAAAGGGCGCCGGCGGCTCCGTTGACATTTCATTCGCCACGCTTCCTTCGCTGAGTCTTCGAGGTATTGAATTCGACCAGCAGACAGTCGCTGCAATCGATATGACAGAACTAAACCGCCTAATCGACATCGAAAGCGCCGGCATTCTCGGATTTGACTTTCTCTCGCGATTTGTGACCAAGGTGGACTATGCCGCGCAGCTGGTCTCTTTCTATGACCCGGAGACGTTCAAATACGAGGGACCGGGCGCGGAACTGCCTCTCTATTTCAAGAACAGTGTTTTTATGGTGTCGGCAAATCTCGACAATGAACACTCCGGCTCGTGGCTGTTTGATCTGGGGGCATCAAATACGTCGCTTGACGGCGGCTACGCGCTAAGAAAAGGGTTCACAAACCGCACCGGGGTAGAGCGACTGGGACGAGGCGCCGGGCAGGAGTATCGGTCCAAAGTGGTCAGATGCAAGAGCCTGGAACTGGGTGGATTTGTTATTGATAATCCGATAATCGGAACTGAGATTTCCAAAGTCGATACCGCCCATGTCTCCGACGAGATTGGGACCTTGGGAAATACCACCTTCCGGCATTTTGTAATTTATTGCGATTATCACCGGGAAAAAGTGATACTGGAAAAAGGCGCCAATTTCAACAAGGAGTATCCGGTGGATCGCTCCGGGCTTCAGTTAAAACGCGGCTCCGGGAAAAATATCGAGGTTCTCTTTGTCGCCGGCGGGACACCCGCAGAAAAAGCGGGATTCCAAACCGCCGATATCATAAAATCTATCAACGGCATCAGGATGGAACAGCTGGGTGAACTGAGTCAATTGCGGCTGCTCCTTTCCGAGAAAGCCGGAACAGAATATAGTTTTGCGGTGGAGCGCGGCGGGAAGGAACTGCGACTGAAACTGAAACTGGAGAATCTTCTCTGA
- a CDS encoding NAD(P)-binding domain-containing protein, translating to MKVGILGSGMVGQSLARGFAGLGYDVKVGTRDISKLEKWQKELNSPKVSLGSFAEAASFGEALVLATHGVTTLAAIDMAGKEKFGGKMVIDATNPLDFSKGVPPRFAAELGNSLGEQIQRFIPQAKLVKAFNTVNALTMINAHLEEGRPDLFIAGNDDSAKKWVEELAQKWGWNSCVDIGGIAESFWLEAFAMLWIIYGFKNNNWTHAFKLLKK from the coding sequence ATGAAAGTTGGAATTTTAGGCTCGGGAATGGTAGGACAGTCGCTGGCGCGGGGGTTCGCCGGTCTGGGATACGATGTCAAGGTGGGGACTCGCGACATATCCAAGCTTGAGAAATGGCAGAAGGAACTAAATTCGCCAAAAGTCTCACTCGGTTCTTTCGCCGAGGCGGCATCATTCGGGGAGGCGCTGGTTCTTGCCACGCATGGCGTAACAACTCTGGCAGCGATCGATATGGCGGGCAAAGAGAAATTTGGCGGGAAAATGGTCATTGACGCCACCAATCCGCTTGACTTCTCGAAAGGGGTACCGCCGAGATTTGCGGCGGAGCTGGGGAATTCGCTGGGGGAGCAGATACAGAGATTTATTCCGCAAGCGAAACTGGTCAAGGCGTTCAATACGGTAAATGCCTTAACGATGATAAATGCTCATCTGGAGGAAGGACGTCCCGACCTCTTTATCGCCGGCAATGATGACTCCGCCAAGAAATGGGTGGAAGAATTAGCGCAGAAATGGGGATGGAATTCCTGCGTCGATATCGGAGGTATCGCCGAATCGTTCTGGCTGGAGGCTTTTGCGATGCTCTGGATTATCTATGGATTCAAGAACAATAATTGGACACACGCCTTCAAACTGCTGAAGAAGTAA
- a CDS encoding aminotransferase class V-fold PLP-dependent enzyme → MDKLIYLDNGATTFPKPEEVYRAMDHAYRNYGVNPGRSGYDLCIYAGNIVDDTRRLLTRFFNGGLDHNRLVFSYNATDALNLAIFGSLKEGDHAISTTIEHNSVLRPLYHCWRDHKVEVDYIPFDRKGFVDPDDIGRKIRKNTRLVAVNHGSNVIGTVQPVKEIGAICRERGVTFLIDASQTAGKLPIDMQKMNIDILAFTGHKSLMGPMGIGGLYVRDGVNIRHTRAGGTGVRSALRGHLDEYPYRLEYGTGNLMGIAGLKAGVEWIEKKGLLNIAHQEDLLLKKLRDGLREIDGVILYCQEDLTDHIGVLSFNIEGLEASDTGTMLDVDYNIACRTGLHCAPLVHEQLGTDAVKGAVRFGLGPFTTDGDIEHAVAAVREIAAARKKEISPAITNRKPSC, encoded by the coding sequence ATGGACAAATTGATTTATCTTGATAACGGGGCTACTACCTTTCCAAAGCCGGAGGAGGTCTATCGCGCGATGGACCATGCCTACCGCAATTACGGCGTCAATCCCGGTCGTTCCGGTTACGACCTCTGTATTTATGCCGGCAACATTGTCGATGACACGCGCCGTCTCTTGACTCGCTTTTTCAACGGCGGCCTCGACCATAATCGCCTGGTTTTCTCTTATAACGCCACCGATGCCCTAAATCTCGCCATCTTCGGCTCTCTTAAAGAAGGCGACCATGCCATCAGCACTACCATTGAGCACAACTCTGTCCTTCGCCCCTTATATCATTGCTGGCGCGACCATAAAGTTGAAGTCGATTATATCCCTTTTGACCGGAAAGGATTTGTCGACCCTGACGATATCGGGCGCAAAATCAGAAAGAATACTCGTCTGGTTGCGGTCAATCATGGCTCCAATGTCATCGGTACCGTTCAACCTGTCAAAGAAATCGGCGCAATCTGCCGCGAACGGGGAGTTACTTTTCTTATTGATGCCTCCCAAACTGCCGGGAAACTTCCTATCGATATGCAAAAAATGAATATCGATATCCTCGCTTTCACCGGTCATAAATCGCTTATGGGTCCTATGGGTATCGGCGGGCTATATGTCCGCGACGGTGTTAATATCCGTCACACCCGCGCCGGCGGCACCGGAGTTCGCTCCGCCCTTCGGGGGCATCTCGATGAATATCCCTATCGCCTCGAATATGGCACCGGCAACCTGATGGGTATCGCCGGACTGAAAGCCGGTGTCGAGTGGATTGAAAAGAAAGGGCTCCTGAATATCGCTCATCAGGAAGACCTTTTGCTCAAAAAACTGCGTGATGGCTTGCGCGAAATTGACGGAGTGATTCTCTATTGCCAGGAGGATTTGACCGACCATATCGGTGTGCTGTCGTTCAATATCGAGGGACTTGAAGCCTCCGACACCGGCACCATGCTTGACGTAGATTATAACATCGCCTGTCGCACCGGGCTTCATTGCGCTCCTCTTGTCCATGAGCAGCTCGGCACCGACGCCGTCAAAGGGGCGGTCCGCTTTGGCCTGGGACCGTTCACTACTGATGGCGATATCGAGCATGCCGTTGCGGCGGTCCGCGAGATTGCCGCCGCCCGCAAGAAGGAGATATCGCCCGCTATCACCAACCGTAAACCAAGCTGCTGA